One Callithrix jacchus isolate 240 chromosome 4, calJac240_pri, whole genome shotgun sequence genomic window, TCACAGGAATTCAAAAGGAGTATCTACTTCATTCTAGAGGCATCTGTGACCCTGCATAAAGCATAATGGAGTCTCTGTGGGTCTCGAAGTGGTGAAACCTCCATTCCCCAGGAATATGGATTTTGAACAAGCACCTCAAATGATGCTGGTACAGACAGGCAGTCCATGAAccattattttgagaaacttaaTTCCATTATCCATTCAGGGAAATCTTTAGTCTCTTTAACaacataaaaggaagaaaacaatttttaggtGACAACGGACCTTCAAGAACCCTGCTGCTGTTGCTTGCAAGAATTGTATCATTGATGTCATCTAGACCTTGCAAAGCACACCAGTTAAACATGGggaaggaattcttttttttttttgagatggagtcccactctgtcaccaggctggagtgcagtggcctgatctcggctcactgcaacctccacctcccaggttcaagcaattttcctgcctcagcctcttgagtagctaggactacaggtgtgtgccaccacacccagctaatttttgtatttttagtagggacagggtttcaccatgttggccaggatggtctcaatctcttgacctcgtgatccacccaccttggcctctcaaagtgctgggattacagacatgagcctccatgcccggctGGGAAGGAATTCTTAAACTTTGAATTATCCCTGTACTTCCACATTACCATTTAGCCTAATAATCATTATTTTACCTCTATTCTGTAAAAACACATGTAAATCCATGAGGCCAGAAGGAGATCTAAAAAGTCATCTATATCTTatctttttcttgaaatattattttatggctTTCCCTATCACTACAACAAAGGAACAAATGAGACAGCAAATGCCAGAGGGTCTTTTCCCCACCAATATTTTATTAGATAGAAAAAGGAAGTGGTGTccgggcttagtggctcatgcctgtaatcacaacattttgggaggccaatgtgggcggatgacgaggtgaggagttcgagaccagcctcatggtgaaacaccatctctactgaaaatacaaaaattagcctagctgggcatggtggcaagcacctgtaatcccagctatcaggagactgaggcaggagaatcgtttgaacttgggaggtggaggttgcagtgagctgagaatgcaccattgcactccagcctaggagacagggtgagattccatctcaagaaagaaaagaaagaaaaaaagaagaggttctACCTGTATAAACACAGGACTGGAAAGGTACCTTAACCAAACATAACTGTGAAAGGGTCTTCACTGGATATAACATGAATTCCCACTTATTGATCAGTGAAAAAGTTAACATGCCATCACTTACATGATTTTATAGTATTTAATGTCATCGTTCCCTTGTATGGATTACCCAAAAGCTTGAATCTGCTTATGTTTCTTTAGCTGTACTCAAGCCCATATTGAGCGTGTGTCCAATAACAGACTAATTGTGTTTGGTACTTACATGGAGGTGGTGCTATATAAAGTGATCATTAGCATAATCTAAGAATCTGAAACCAAAAAATAGACATCAAActgattctctttctctccctctgtcacatATCTTAGATTTTGTAGGTGAAGAAAGTGTGTCTCAGAGGAGTTAGAGAAGACCAGTTAATAGATGACAATGCTATGGCCTGGAACTCCCATTTGGATCCTGGGTCTCCTAtctcactcagcctgggtgagttTTCTGTGTCTCTACTGCCTCTCCAGTGCTAGTCTGCCAGCCCTCATCACAATTGTGAAGTAGGTAAGCTTTGTTTTGGGGAGTTTAATCTCCTTTTAGTGTGGTTCTCTTCTGAAGCATCCCTTTTGATATGCCTAGcatctttctgttttatcttgaGAAAAATTCTCACTTATAATGTATTGTGACTTTAAATCAATCTATTACATTTCTTAAAGTATTTGTACTTTTAGGGCAGTTGTAGAAACAGACTCTGGAAATCACATCCTTTCCTTGGCCATGTGCTCTGCTTTGTGTAAAGAAAGCTCTGCACCTGTGTgagtttagaaatgaaaaataataagataaagagTAAAGAGCAAGCCCAAATGAAGGCACGTTGACTCTGGAAATCACATCCTCTTTTGCTAGAATGAGAGTAATGTAAATAAGAGACTAGACTAGCAACTCAGAATGAATCATTTTGAAGTCTATGATTTTCTAGCCTGTAGTTAAAACATGGTCAGAAATAGCTGAGGTGTAGCAAATGATTTTTACAACATTATGtaaagttgggtttttttttgagatgagatctatttttttttttttttttgagcctgagtcttgctgtgtcacccaggctagagtgcagtggcacagtctcagctcactacaacctcccccctcctgggttcaagtgattctcctgcttcagcctcccaaatagctgggattacaggtgcatgccaccatgcccagctaagttttgtatcttagtagagatggggtttccccgtgttagccaaactagtctcaaactcctgacctcaagggatccaccatTTTtgacctcgcaaagtgctgggattacaggcgagagccaccatggctggccaagaTGGGATTCCCTTATGTCGACCAGGTCGGGGGGCCCTAGTTTATTCGGCATGCAGTCACGTGGTCCTCAAAGTTACTCAGAAAATCTGAAAggaaaagagacctcagagaagCATCAGGGGTGACCTCACCTGCAGCAAATCATTTCCAGTGTCTCTGCAGGGCTGAGGCTCTGAGCGGGTGCAGGACAGGGTCCCACACATTGCACATGGCCTCCCCACACTCACACTGCCTGGTGAGCATTTTCAGGAGGACCAACAGCCCCTTCAGGTCCCATCTGCCCATGTTAATCATGCTGAAGGGTTCCCAGGAGGATCCTGAAGTCCTGGGTACCAGACTGTGCTGAAGTCACAGTGGTGGGGGTGTGGTCCCCAAAGCACCTGGGGGGGGCACTTGTGCTGCTGGGTTCCTGGCTGTCTAGTGTGGCATTGGTCTTTCTGCTGTGAATGGTTTCCCCTTTTTGATAACAGCAGCACAAAGCAGTACCCCTCAGAGGCATGACAGAGGAATGAGCCTTCAGCCAGGCCCAGGTTGAAGGGGTGCTTTGAAATAGGCAGGTGTCctgggtgtgaggagagggttgATGGCAAGACCCAGCAGCCCCAAGGGATGGAGGGGGTGATGGGAATGGGGACTTTCATAAGGCAGGTTCCAGCTTCCCAGGAACCCGGTGTTTCTGTGCCAGGCAGTGAATCTGTTGGTACAGACAACCATCAGCACCCATCAGGGAGCTTCCTCATGGGTCCCTAGGGAGCCTGAGGAAGGTCCAGGAGGCACCGCCCTCGTGCATGGCTGGGGCCCAGTGTGCACAGCCTTGAACATGCAGTGACCCTGCCCACTACTGATGCTGGCCAGGGATGGTACTGGAGTTCCACCATTCAGATAAGATTCTCCATCCCCAATAAAGAGCAGGACCAGGAAGCACGAAGCAGGCTGGGGAAAGGATGGTAGTGTTGTGGGGCCCTTGTCTCCCCAGTGTGCTGCTGGCCTTAAAATCCACTTTGGGGGCGAGGCTCCCCCAGGTGTGAATACTGACTCTCCCTCCACCCAATGCCAGTTTGCAACCCCAGGGAGAAGGTATCTGTGGGCCCCACTTGAGCTCCCTAAGAGCCCCTGTGAGTCCGTCCCTCTGCCAAGCAGCTGTGCCCCCTCTGGAAGTGGCACCACCAATACCATCACCTGAAGTGGAAAATTCTGGCTTACTCTTCAGCCTGTGACTATGACATCACCATTACTTTTggcctcaccccccaccccctttGACCTTTACTAATAGGTTCTGGCCAACTAAGGATCATTATCTGATTTGAGGTTGTTGTGGAAACCAGCTGGGGCAGCTTTGAGCTATTGAGAAGCGGTGGGCCCGTGGGGCATTTAGACTATACTTCAAATCTGATTCCCAGTCCAGCACTCCCACCCCCAGCAGCTCCCATTTATCTGTCCACTTGCCAAGAAAGGGCCCAGGGCAGCGTGCGGGGCtcagggagggagagcaaggcTCAGGTACATACTGGGATTCATAACTCATATTTACGCTGAATGTTAGGAGTTAAATTCAATGAAAGAGTCTTAGAAAACATATCCTAGTTTTCAAAGCAACATatatccaaatgttaaaatctgTATGCATTGGCATACAGAATAACCATActttattaagaattttagaaagaaagataaatggaGGGCCAGTGAAACCAGTTATTTAATTTATGCTCACATTTCATAAATTCACTGTGAGGTGTGAACTTTCTCAATGCACTGCCATGTATCAACAACTTTCAGAGTCAATCATGGGTAGCTGTATGGACCTCACCTAGCAGTAGAGGAAAGCAAAATCCAAGACACAGATTTTAGTAAGGTCTAGAAAGTGCCTGATCCAGCCGGGCACAgtagtggctcagacctgtaatcccagaactttgggaggtcgaggctggtggattgctgagctcaggaggtttAGACtatcctggcaacatggcaaaaccccgtcatGTTGCCACCATAgctaggtaaaatacagaaattagctggctgtggtggcacccatctgtaatcccagctactcaagaggccaaggtgggaggatgacttcagcctgggaggcagaggttgcagtgagctgagatggcagcactgcactccagcctgggttacagagtgacaccctggaaagagaagaaagaaaagggaagggaagggagggggaagggagggaagaagaggggaggggagcagaggagagGATGTGTTTGGTGACGGTTCCCAACTCTGTGAATGTTCTAAAATGTACTAAAAAATCCTGAACTGTATGCTTTAGGTGTGTGAATTGCATGGTATGTGAATGACCTTGACACAGATGtgattaaaaacaacagaaatcagcTAGAGGTGCATGGTGGCTGCCCTTAGACTTGGCCAGTGTGTTTGCTTGCCACAGTCTCCACCTCCCCGTTACTCCCTGACACTGCACCTTGGGGCCAGGTCCGTTTAGCACAGCACTTCCAGCTGTGTTCCTCACACCCCGCTGCCTCCCCTCACTGACTTTACACCTATCCTGCCCTAGAGGAAGTTAATTTAGTGACAGTCTATGTGAAGATAGTCAGTAGGTGCAAAAAGCCAATGAAAGGTGCCCTGGGTGTGTTTCTGGATGGAGACTGTGGGACATGGTCACTGCAAAGGTGAACTCTGACTTTGGCCTTTCCTGGAGCCAGGAAGTCATTTCCTGCTGCTGTGAGCTTTCGAGGGCTACCTCCATGAACCAGGCAAAGCCAAGAGCAAACCCGAGTATCAGGATGGCAGGAGACCCACAGTCAGGGCACCTCTAGCCCATCCACAGTGCTGCACCATCTGAGTCCCCACCACACACCAAGCACCGGATCAACCCAGGCCTCGCTGGGTCCGGGGAAAGTCTCCGAAGCTGGCCTGACTGCAACACTCCTCAATCACCAGGAACCACCCCTTTTAACAGAGGAAAGCAGGTCTTGGGCTTACAGCATCTCAAAGGCTACCGCACAACAATGGTTTAATGACATGCTGGGGTGGGTGTCACTGCCACTGTTGTATCAAACCAATGAGCTTTGGGCTGCCTTGGATTGATGACTTAGAGAGGGTCTGTTACACTTTCCGTAGTAAGAGCTCCCTTCTAAAGTAAGTTCTGTGTTTGTGATTGCATCATAACCCATCATGCAGATATGCAGACGTGTCTGAGTGTTTGTTTGTTCTTAATCTTTTCATTCTATTCTTCcctatatttttgaaagaacaaaaacattttgaCCATTCAAACACTCTGATTAGAAAAGAACGGCGAAAGtacaaatgaagacataaaaataatcagCCAGCCTCCCTGTCAACATGGGGAAATAGAAAAAGTGAGACTAGAATAAGATATTGGAAAGCAGAACACTAAATTCTTCCATGCCACGAGCACAGATAAGTCAACACTTGCAAGAATAGGGAGAGGGTCAAGAAATCAACCTGGGGAAACAGAGAAAGGTGCAACCTCTTTACAAGCAATTTTCTTGATTGTTGTTAAGAGTGCTGCttatgtaataatatttttattttaatggaaagattGACAGAAAGGAAACCATTAGGTAACAGTGTGGGTAGTTTGTGGACATGGAATGAAAATCATAAAGGTAACCTGGGTGCGGAGGGTCACAccggtaatgccagcactttgcgaggccagggcgggtggatcccttgagcccaggagttcgagaccagctgggcaacattgtgagaccccatctctacaaaaaaatacaaaaattagccaggtgtagtggtgtgcgcaGCCAGGTGGtggtagtcacagctactctggaggctgagttgggaggattacttaaacccaggaggtcaaggctgcagtaagctatgatcctgccactgcactccagcccaggcaacagagtgagaccctgtctcaaaaataaaaaaaattacaaaggtaGCATGAAAATGACTAAAGTTGCAGAATAAATGAGAGACTCTAACAGCTTTGCTAGTTATACCTGATGACATTAAGTGACAGCTTTTAAAACACCAATCTATGAACATCACAATGGCCCAGAGGAAGAATGAAAATCACCCTGGGGACCAATGACCCAAACTTACCATGGTGATGGCCCTGGTTTCCTGGTAGGCCATCTTGATGTCGTCCACAGCACTGGTATTGAGGACGAAGTCACCTGAGTCTTTCCTGAAGTGGAGTTCCACTGGCAGGAGGCAGATTCAGGGAGAGTTGGGCTGTGTCTTGGAGAGTGAGGGGGTCCCCTGGTGGGTCTTACCCAGGCAGCTGGCAGGGCATGGGCTGTATCTGGAAGCCAAGACGGTCCTAGATGGTCACCTCTTCCAGGCTCACCCTCACATCCTCTACCAGGATGAGCTCTGTGGAGACCGATGAAGGCACTGGAGGGTCATGCTGAAGGGCAAGGGCAAGGCCATGAGATGCAGGAGGCCACAGGACACCCACGGACCAATACCAGGTCATCCTCCAGGCTGCCCTTCAAAAAGAACAGGCCCAGAAGCCCCAGGGCCTGGCCTTGCTCCCAGCCACAAGCCTGATAAGCCCCTGGTGCTCCTGAGCCCCGTGGAATGGCCAAGGCCTATTTGAGGCCTCCCATCAGGCCCCCAAGGTGGAGTCAGTTACCGACTCCTGCACTCCAGACCCAGGATGCATTGGCAGCAGTCCCACTTAGGTGCCTCCCCACCCTACCAGGCCCCAGTGGTGGGTGACTCTCACACACACCCTGCCCTTCAAGACCTCACAGCAAAGGGCCAGCTTCAGAGCATGTGGCAGACACCACTCCAGGCAGGGACAGGAAGGCCACTCTCGGCCAGGCTAGGCAGTGTGGGTGGGTCCCCTGGAAGAGTGGCCAAGCCTGGCTCGCAAGAGAACAAGGACAGCCTTCATGCCCTAGGGCGGCACATGACCCACAGAGCTCTGCTTCCTGCCTCGTGTCACACAAGGGAGCCACCCAGATCCGAGGTCCCCAGGGAGTCGCGTGTTTGAGCACCTCCTCGGGTCCACAGTTGTGCCAGGCGTTCAGGGTGCAGCAGCTGCCCTCAGGGAGAGGCAACTCCAATGCACATATGGAAGAGCAGGagcaggccaagtgtggtggctctcacctggaatcccagcactttgggaagccaaggtgggaggatcacttgagcccaggggttcatgaccagcctggccaacatggcaaaacacatctccactaaaaatacaaaaaatgagctgggtgtggtggtgcatgcctgtaatcccagattctcaggaagctgaggcaggagaatcacttgaaccaaggcagcggaggttgcagtgagctgagatcatgccattgtactctggcctgggtgacagagtgagactctgtcttgggggaaaaaaaaaaaaaaggaaaataagtgcaGAATCCTGGGGAGAACATGTCAGGGTGTTCAGGCTCCAGGCAGAAGGCTATGACACCCCCCCATTGCTGACCAAGGGATTCCTAGTGCCAGTGAGGGCTGAGCCAACAGGGACAGGCACAGGTGTGCCCCTTCAGGGGCCATCTCCCTCCAGACCAACCTCCTGAGTGCTGCCCTCATGGGCCTCAGTCTCTTCCAAATCTTGCTCCCCAGGAGGCAATAAAAGCACCTCATCCTGGCATTTAGGAACCCTGGGAATCCAGCCCCACTTTCTCCTTCCAGCCTATGCCTGCTGCCTCCACCTAAATGTAGAAGGACCTACATTTCCTGGTGGCCATGCCCTCTGTGGGGTGGCTGTCATCCATGCAGGGTTATTCCTGGGGAGCCCTTCCCTTCCACCCTCCAGTGCACCTACGGGGCCCCTACTATTTATAGCAGCACCTCCACCTGGGGCAGAGTCAGGCTGTGAGGGCTGTGGCCCTGCGAGGGGCTCAGAACTATTCCACAACCCCAGTGCTGGAATACAGGCTCAGCCTCTGTCCTGGGACTTGAGTGCTCCCAACCTGGCCCCTGTCACTCGTTCAGACTAGCGCATCCCTCCAGAGAGCAACCCTCAGTCATCCTGGGCCTTTGCAGAGGCTACCCTCCTGCCCTTGTCTCTACTCACTTAGGCGACCCCTCCTCACACCGCAGGGCTCAGCCCACTGGCCTCCAGAAAGCCCCACTTCTTCCCTCACCAGTGCTGACCTGAGGCCCAGGCCACTCTTTGGCCCCCACTTCACCTGGTGCTTCTCACGCTGAAGGAGCTTCATGTCTGGGGGGGGGCCTTCTTGAAGAGGCTATGGGCTCATGGAGGGTAGGGTATGTCTGTTTATTCTCTGTCCATTACATAATCTCAACCACATGAGGAAGGAAAAACcctacaaggaaaggaaaatattctcTCCCTTCTCAATGGTTCAACCattgagagatgaaagaaaaggaattaaatatgTTGCATGTAGACATTAGGAGATCTTCAAAATCCAAAAgctatttcagattttgaaataacaaatgattgaaaaccaccatggcacgttaaacctatgtaacaaacctgcacaatctacacgtgtaccccagaacttaagagtacaataaatatagaaaaagaaactacaaatgaAAATGCTGTTGAAGCGTTGTACCAGTTTAAATAGCTGGGAAACAAAATATCAATCTCTATAATCCATCTAGACAAaagcacttactttttaaaagaggaagatgttttggggaccaaaagagagaaaacctcTGTGAAAGATCCCCAGCCATGATTGGCCCTGCTTTGCTCTGAGCTCATGAAAAGCCTTTGTGATGTCATAACAGACAGGCCTATATAAGGCCCTGGCTGGGTCATGGTTTTTGGTCTGAGAAATCCCTGGAAGCTTTTTTGGTGACCTGTGGACTCAGACCAGCTTAGCGATTACGAGTTGtttggcggggtggggggagtttTTGTGGGAGGGGcattgttgtgttttttagttaGTATAGTTAATATAGTTGGTACTGTTTCTTAGCATTTTAGTGTTCTTTGGGATAGTtagtattgttaatattttagcgTAGTCCATAGAGTTAGAGTAGTTATTTGTATATAGTTAGTGTAGACAAAGTAGGCACCATGAGGCAGGGCTTGGCCTCCACCTCACCTGCCCTGCGGCCACCTTATTATCAAATACTAAACTTTATAGGCCGTGGTGCCTTTGGGGAGGTCACGCTGGCCCGCCACTTAATGACTGGCATCCGGGTGGCGgtgaaaacaatcaacagaaccAGCTTCCTCTCTAGCCACAGAGAGATGACTGTTTTACAGTCGGTCCACCACGGCAACATCATTAACCTTTACCAAATGATTAACAGCAGAGAGGCGTGCCATTTCGTTATGGAGTATGCCGCAGGAGGAAGCCTGGCCAACTGGCTTGACCACCACatagtggaggaggaggaggcccgaGGCAAGTTCCAACAAATGCTGTCCGCCGTGAGCTACCTCCACCGCCGAAGCATCGCTCACCGAGATCTTAAACCTGACAACATGTTGTTAGATGGCAACGGGAACATAAAAATTGCAGATTTTGGATCAGCCATAACTTTTTATGAGGGGCAGAGGCTGAGAGCAGGTCATGGGACCCTCCCCTACATGGCCCCAGAACTCTTTGGGGCCCAGGGCTATGAATGTCCCGCCATGGACATATGGAGCCTAGGCGTCACGTTATACCAGATGGTGTCCAACAGTCTGCCCTTCTTCGCAGTGAGTCGTTTCCAACTGATATCCCTCATTCTATCTGGCCAGTATGTTATTCGGCACTATTTCTCAGAAGGCCTAAAAAGCCTAATTAAAAACCTTTTAATATCTAATCCCAATGAGCGGCCGACAGCAGACAAAGTCTTGAGGGACCCGTGGGTGAACAACGGTCAGGACTTGCCTCCAGCGACGTATGAAGAGCCGATTGAAGACCACCCGAACTGTGAGACCATAAGGCTCTTGGTGGCCATGGGATTGAAGCCAGAAAACATCGTAAAGGCAATTGAAGGCCACGTCTTTAATTATCCCATGGCCACCTACCGTATTgtagatggagaaaaaaagccaTCCATTACCACTCCACAGTCTCTTGCTCCTGGGGATCCTACATGTTTAGTCACTGAGATTTCCAGTTCACCTGCCGGCCTTCACAGGAAGTCAGACCCCCAGCATGCCCCCACGGCCTCCCTGACCATCGAGCGCAATTGTGGAGATGTAGAAAACTTGGCACGGCAAGCCCTCCAGTGTGACCGTGTGGCCTCCTCCACTGTAAGCGCCATAGGCGGTGGTGGTGCTTTAGAAACCTTGGCAGAGCAAGCCCCCCAGCGTGACCTCGTGTCTGCAGCCTCCAGCAAGTGCTCCACCGGCAGTGAAAATTTAGAAACTTTGGCTCAACCAGCCCTCCCGCATAACCTCACGGCCGCCTCCACCCAGATCACCACCCAGAGCACCGTGGCTCAACAACCAGCACACGAAGGCAGCGTCCTCCAAGCTGGGCAGCCCGAGGCTGTGTTGGCCCGGCCAAGAAGAGGCTGGAGCTGCCGCAGGGCTGCCCGAAGGTGCATTGCCATAATAAGGAGATGCTGTTGCTGCCTCTGTCCACCCAAGAGGCAGAGTAAGAGGGCCCACCCAAGAGAAAAAGTAAGTAGGTGG contains:
- the LOC144576474 gene encoding serine/threonine-protein kinase MARK2-like isoform X3, with amino-acid sequence MTMLWPGTPIWILGLLSHSAWVSFLCLYCLSSASLPALITIVNREACHFVMEYAAGGSLANWLDHHIVEEEEARGKFQQMLSAVSYLHRRSIAHRDLKPDNMLLDGNGNIKIADFGSAITFYEGQRLRAGHGTLPYMAPELFGAQGYECPAMDIWSLGVTLYQMVSNSLPFFAVSRFQLISLILSGQYVIRHYFSEGLKSLIKNLLISNPNERPTADKVLRDPWVNNGQDLPPATYEEPIEDHPNCETIRLLVAMGLKPENIVKAIEGHVFNYPMATYRIVDGEKKPSITTPQSLAPGDPTCLVTEISSSPAGLHRKSDPQHAPTASLTIERNCGDVENLARQALQCDRVASSTVSAIGGGGALETLAEQAPQRDLVSAASSKCSTGSENLETLAQPALPHNLTAASTQITTQSTVAQQPAHEGSVLQAGQPEAVLARPRRGWSCRRAARRCIAIIRRCCCCLCPPKRQSKRAHPREKIL
- the LOC144576474 gene encoding serine/threonine-protein kinase MARK2-like isoform X1; protein product: MTMLWPGTPIWILGLLSHSAWVSFLCLYCLSSASLPALITIVNREACHFVMEYAAGGSLANWLDHHIVEEEEARGKFQQMLSAVSYLHRRSIAHRDLKPDNMLLDGNGNIKIADFGSAITFYEGQRLRAGHGTLPYMAPELFGAQGYECPAMDIWSLGVTLYQMVSNSLPFFAVSRFQLISLILSGQYVIRHYFSEGLKSLIKNLLISNPNERPTADKVLRDPWVNNGQDLPPATYEEPIEDHPNCETIRLLVAMGLKPENIVKAIEGHVFNYPMATYRIVDGEKKPSITTPQSLAPGDPTCLVTEISSSPAGLHRKSDPQHAPTASLTIERNCGDVENLARQALQCDRVASSTVSAIGGGGALETLAEQAPQRDLVSAASSKCSTGSENLETLAQPALPHNLTAASTQITTQSTVAQQPAHEGSVLQAGQPEAVLARPRRGWSCRRAARRCIAIIRRCCCCLCPPKRQSKRAHPREKIGEDEGPKPEMPRSNVGACSTLYKKI
- the LOC144576474 gene encoding serine/threonine-protein kinase MARK2-like isoform X2, which encodes MSEMFSFLHIGDIVSLYAEGSVNGFISTLGREACHFVMEYAAGGSLANWLDHHIVEEEEARGKFQQMLSAVSYLHRRSIAHRDLKPDNMLLDGNGNIKIADFGSAITFYEGQRLRAGHGTLPYMAPELFGAQGYECPAMDIWSLGVTLYQMVSNSLPFFAVSRFQLISLILSGQYVIRHYFSEGLKSLIKNLLISNPNERPTADKVLRDPWVNNGQDLPPATYEEPIEDHPNCETIRLLVAMGLKPENIVKAIEGHVFNYPMATYRIVDGEKKPSITTPQSLAPGDPTCLVTEISSSPAGLHRKSDPQHAPTASLTIERNCGDVENLARQALQCDRVASSTVSAIGGGGALETLAEQAPQRDLVSAASSKCSTGSENLETLAQPALPHNLTAASTQITTQSTVAQQPAHEGSVLQAGQPEAVLARPRRGWSCRRAARRCIAIIRRCCCCLCPPKRQSKRAHPREKIGEDEGPKPEMPRSNVGACSTLYKKI
- the LOC144576474 gene encoding serine/threonine-protein kinase MARK2-like isoform X4, giving the protein MEYAAGGSLANWLDHHIVEEEEARGKFQQMLSAVSYLHRRSIAHRDLKPDNMLLDGNGNIKIADFGSAITFYEGQRLRAGHGTLPYMAPELFGAQGYECPAMDIWSLGVTLYQMVSNSLPFFAVSRFQLISLILSGQYVIRHYFSEGLKSLIKNLLISNPNERPTADKVLRDPWVNNGQDLPPATYEEPIEDHPNCETIRLLVAMGLKPENIVKAIEGHVFNYPMATYRIVDGEKKPSITTPQSLAPGDPTCLVTEISSSPAGLHRKSDPQHAPTASLTIERNCGDVENLARQALQCDRVASSTVSAIGGGGALETLAEQAPQRDLVSAASSKCSTGSENLETLAQPALPHNLTAASTQITTQSTVAQQPAHEGSVLQAGQPEAVLARPRRGWSCRRAARRCIAIIRRCCCCLCPPKRQSKRAHPREKIGEDEGPKPEMPRSNVGACSTLYKKI
- the LOC144576474 gene encoding serine/threonine-protein kinase MARK2-like isoform X5, which codes for MEYAAGGSLANWLDHHIVEEEEARGKFQQMLSAVSYLHRRSIAHRDLKPDNMLLDGNGNIKIADFGSAITFYEGQRLRAGHGTLPYMAPELFGAQGYECPAMDIWSLGVTLYQMVSNSLPFFAVSRFQLISLILSGQYVIRHYFSEGLKSLIKNLLISNPNERPTADKVLRDPWVNNGQDLPPATYEEPIEDHPNCETIRLLVAMGLKPENIVKAIEGHVFNYPMATYRIVDGEKKPSITTPQSLAPGDPTCLVTEISSSPAGLHRKSDPQHAPTASLTIERNCGDVENLARQALQCDRVASSTVSAIGGGGALETLAEQAPQRDLVSAASSKCSTGSENLETLAQPALPHNLTAASTQITTQSTVAQQPAHEGSVLQAGQPEAVLARPRRGWSCRRAARRCIAIIRRCCCCLCPPKRQSKRAHPREKIL